The following are encoded together in the Coregonus clupeaformis isolate EN_2021a chromosome 24, ASM2061545v1, whole genome shotgun sequence genome:
- the LOC121537532 gene encoding urotensin-2-like — MMCNLLLSWAFLLVASGPLLAHPITDSAEMPYLGPVFVEDGGAGSPDELSFSEQTYLPQAGPGLRYSSLLSGDLSRDGLSAAGLLARQMKRDVLLEKQSHLNPFSHLFGIRKQSRKRGGTSECFWKYCV, encoded by the exons ATGATGTGTAACCTACTCCTATCGTGGGCCTTCCTGCTGGTAGCCTCCGGCCCGCTATTGGCCCATCCCATCACAGACTCTGCAGAGATGCCCTACCTGGGTCCTG TATTCGTGGAGGATGGAGGAGCAGGTAGTCCAGACGAGCTGTCTTTCTCTGAGCAGACATATCTTCCCCAAGCTGGCCCTGGACTCAGATACTCATCCCTACTGTCTGGAGATCTCAGCAGAGACG GTCTCAGTGCAGCTGGACTACTGGCAAGACAGATGAAGAGAGAT GTGTTGTTGGAGAAACAGAGTCACCTCAACCCCTTCAGCCACTTGTTTGGCATCAGGAAGCAGTCCAGGAAAAGAGGAGGCACCTCAGAGTGTTTCTGGAAGTACTGTGTCTAA